Proteins from a genomic interval of Chryseobacterium indologenes:
- a CDS encoding GNAT family N-acetyltransferase: protein MNYTTKWLTDKTRVEELVDFFITHKTDSYISHSEIMYGRALDSEHWNPDLRAVLRAQLMEDYNYDETSKLKILIAEDENGKIAGMLVFNVISSPFKKYAVLEDMLLDQSVRGQSLGSKLLQEVIEDSKNWGISFIMLESGVNNHGAHHFFEKYGFQKVSESFMLTL, encoded by the coding sequence ATGAATTATACTACGAAATGGCTTACAGATAAAACACGTGTTGAAGAACTCGTAGATTTTTTTATTACCCACAAAACAGATTCCTATATTTCCCACAGTGAAATTATGTATGGCAGAGCTCTTGATTCCGAACACTGGAATCCTGATCTGAGAGCAGTACTGAGAGCACAACTGATGGAAGATTATAACTATGATGAGACGTCAAAATTAAAGATTCTCATTGCAGAAGATGAAAACGGAAAAATTGCAGGAATGCTTGTTTTCAATGTAATCAGCAGTCCTTTTAAAAAATATGCGGTTTTAGAAGATATGCTTTTGGATCAGTCTGTGAGAGGCCAGTCTCTGGGAAGTAAATTGCTGCAGGAAGTAATTGAAGATTCCAAAAACTGGGGCATCAGCTTTATCATGCTGGAAAGTGGAGTCAACAACCATGGTGCTCATCATTTTTTTGAGAAGTATGGATTTCAGAAAGTGTCTGAAAGTTTTATGTTAACATTATAA